From the genome of Perca fluviatilis chromosome 1, GENO_Pfluv_1.0, whole genome shotgun sequence, one region includes:
- the LOC120560139 gene encoding glycosyltransferase-like domain-containing protein 1 — MASPPSVLLVEPPPPSVLLVEPFYGGSHKQLMDLLQENVSGASVCSLPAKKWPWRARTAALLFSQTIPHCSTYRVVFCSSVLNLCELVALRPDLARLKKVLYFHENQLVYPVRKDQQRDFQYGYNQILSCNLIVIDPRQQQPAPGHEDIPSITGGPEARPITEAAAGAPGVRFSAFCGV, encoded by the exons ATGGCGTCCCCCCCCTCCGTGCTATTGGTCGAGCCGCCCCCCCCCTCCGTGCTATTGGTCGAGCCGTTCTACGGGGGTTCTCACAAACAGCTGATGGACCTGCTGCAGGAGAACGTCTCCGGCGCCTCCGTCTGCTCGCTGCCCGCCAAGAAGTGGCCCTGGAGGGCCAGGACAGCAGCGCTGCTCTTCAGCCAGACCATCCCCCACTGCTCCACCTACAG GGTGGTGTTCTGCAGCTCGGTTCTGAACCTGTGTGAGCTGGTAGCTCTGCGACCGGACCTGGCCCGTCTGAAGAAGGTTCTGTATTTCCACGAGAACCAGCTGGTTTATCCGGTCCGTAAAGATCAGCAGAGAGACTTCCAGTATGGATACAACCAGATCCTGTcatg TAATCTAATAGTGATTGACCCGCGGCAGCAGCAGCCCGCGCCGGGACACGAAGACATCCCATCCATCACGGGGGGGCCCGAGGCTCGGCCAATCACTGAGGCCGCCGCGGGAGCGCCAGGTGTCCGGTTCTCTGCCTTTTGTGGCGTTTGA
- the LOC120560232 gene encoding apoptosis-stimulating of p53 protein 2-like — protein MMPMFLTVYLSSNEQHFSEVPITPETLCRDVVELCKEPGEADCYLAQVWRGSEHVVGEGERMLEVLQRGGQQRGEVRYLLRHQRAPGPETGGSRAADQMVKRNQLKASVDRCVENGVSVTLSDLQDLATRQQQQINTQQQLLAAKEQRLRQLKQLDHQEESETSRLQQLRENALNQEAKLRRVRALRGQVEQKRLSNSKLVEEIDQMNGLFQLKQRELLLAVSRVEELSDQLEALRSNSLEPPLPPPHLHHHSTSSTAELERLYKELQLRNKLNQDQSGRLQQQRDSLNKRNLEAAAMDRRLAELRQRLWKKKAALQQKENLPP, from the exons ATGTTCCTGACCGTGTACCTGAGCAGCAACGAGCAGCACTTCAGCGAGGTTCCCATCACGCCGGAGACGCTGTGCAGAGACGTGGTGGAGCTCTGCAAGGAGCCCGGCGAGGCCGACTGCTACCTGGCCCAGGTGTGGAGAGGCTCAG agcacgTGGTTGGAGAAGGCGAGCGGATGTTGGAGGTGTTGCAGCGAGGCGGGCAGCAGAGGGGCGAGGTCCGTTACCTCCTGCGTCACCAGAGAGCTCCGGGACCAGAGACGG GTGGATCCAGAGCTGCGGATCAGATGGTGAAGAGGAACCAGCTGAAAGCGTCGGTGGACAGATGCGTGGAGAACGGG gtctCCGTGACGCTGAGCGACCTGCAGGATCTGGCAACacgacagcagcagcagatcaacacccagcagcagctgctggctGCCAAG GAGCAGCGGCTGCGCCAGCTGAAGCAGCTGGACCACCAGGAGGAGTCTGAGACCAGCAGACTGCAGCAGCTCCGAGAGAACGCTCTCAACCAGGAGGCCAAACTGAGACGAGTCCGGGCCCTCAGGGGCCAGGTGGAGCAGAAACGCCTCAGCAACAGCAAGCTGG TGGAGGAGATCGACCAGATGAACGGTCTGTTCCAGCTGAAGCAGAGGGAGCTGCTGCTGGCCGTGTCCAGGGTGGAGGAGCTGAGCGATCAGCTGGAGGCGCTAAGGAGCAACAGCCTggagcctcctcttcctcctcctcatcttcatcatcacagCACCTCCTCCACGGCCGAGCTGGAGCGCCTCTACAAAGAGCTGCAG CTGAGGAACAAGCTGAACCAGGACCAGAGCGGGcggctgcagcagcagagagacagcCTGAACAAGAGGAACCTGGAGGCCGCGGCCATGGACCGGAGGCTGGCCGAGCTGCGCCAGCGCCTCTGGAAGAAGAAGGCCGCCCTGCAGCAGAAGGAGAACCTGCCG CCTTGA